GTGAAATATTTTTGAAATATTTTGGTTGTCTGCAGATTTCAATCCTTTATTAGAAGAACTTAATATCTTTTCAATTTCTTTTCCATTTTTTGGATTTTGTGAAATAATATTATCTATTATTTTGATGAAAGAATTTTTTTCAAGGGCACCAAGCTTATCTAATATTTTTTCTAATTTCATTTTAGTAGTTTTAGTATAGTAGTATTTATTCAAATTTATTATGAAAAAATGAAACCATAGTGTGGAAAACCGCAATAACCAAAAAAATTAATGCTTTAAATATTAGGAGCTTATTACTAATTCAATGAATTAAGACATTATTAAAAGTTAGAAAGAGACAACAGATGTTTATAATTCATACTTACTCTACTAAACGCATAGTTATAATACGGACATCCTCAGTGGGCCTGTCAAATTCTCCAATGTCAGTAGTGGCAATAGAATCTATAATAGGCAAGCCTTCAATAACTTCCCCAAAAACAGTATAATTCTGATCTAAATGAGGTACACCCCCTAGTGTTTTATAAACTGTGCGCTGATCTTCAGGAATAGTATAGGCTTTGAATTCCTCAGAATGTGCAGCCCAGTTAGTAATGCTATCTTTATATAGCATGTATTTTGTGTTATTTCCGCTAGCGCTATGATGCTGTAATGAATCTAAAAGATAGCTGTGTGCACGGTCTGTTCTAATATAATGTTCTGCTAACCACCCATTTATTCTCTTTTCTGCAATAGTTAATAGGCTATCATTATATATTTTTCCTTGAACAATATAGAATTGCATTCCACTAGAGGCGCGTTCAGGGTTACCATCACGGGCAGCAGCTAAAACCCCTTTTTTATGAAAAAGATGAGGCAAAATTTCTGCTTTCACACGATAAGGAACATCACCTTCTCCTAAAGTGTCATTAGCCTTTGCACTTCTGCTTTCAGGATCTCCTGCCTGAATCATAAAATTAGAGATAACTCTATGAAATAGAAGACTATCATAGGCCTTGTGCTGTACTAGATTAATAAAGTTATCACGATGAAGTGGTGTATCATTATAAAGCGCTATAACCATAGTTCCTTTATTCGTAACTAGTTCTATACGTTGTCTTTTTTCTGAGGGAGTCTCGGTATCCTTTTGTTTTTCTTGGCAACTATAAATAAAGATGCATGCAAATAGGAGGGAAGAAAATGTTGAAAATAATTTCATCAGGATTATTTTAGGATAGAGAGCATCTAAGATAATCAAATATTAGTACGTAACGCCCTTTAAAGACTTCACTAAGTAAGCTGTTTTAAAAGGCGTGTTTTTAGTGGTAAATGAGGGTATTACAAGAACGAACTTTTTACGTAATGTAATAACTTGGTGCCATCAGAATCTAGATTTGTTTTTAAAGCTGTAAATTCTTCTGCCCATTCAGAAGTTCTAATACGCAAAGGAGGGTTCTCATTGCTAGCAACTTCTAGAAGAACCTTAGCTACTTCTTCTGGAGTTTGATATAAATTTATAGAGGTCAGTAGTTAATTACTTATTAATTCAGCTTGATTGATTTTATCATTATTGACCATTTTAACAATAAGATTATTGAATATTGTAGCTTTACTTTGAGATCTGTTTATTCTAAAACAAAATTCATTGAAATATCTATTTAAATTATTGTCACTAACCCAAGAATAAGTTGTTCTTATCCAAGATTTAACCTGATGTATCATTGTATGAAGCGCTTTAAAATTTAACCCTCCATTACTTTCTATTTGTGTGATGTCGTAAGCCTTTGCAATAGGACTATAGCCTCTCCATTTATCTGTAGTAATCTTTGCGTTTCGGCTGATATGGTTGACAAAAATATATTGTAAGGATTGTGCTGAAAAATCATCTATTTTCATAGCATACATTCTTTTTACCTTTCCATCTT
This genomic stretch from Cellulophaga algicola DSM 14237 harbors:
- a CDS encoding peptidylprolyl isomerase, coding for MKLFSTFSSLLFACIFIYSCQEKQKDTETPSEKRQRIELVTNKGTMVIALYNDTPLHRDNFINLVQHKAYDSLLFHRVISNFMIQAGDPESRSAKANDTLGEGDVPYRVKAEILPHLFHKKGVLAAARDGNPERASSGMQFYIVQGKIYNDSLLTIAEKRINGWLAEHYIRTDRAHSYLLDSLQHHSASGNNTKYMLYKDSITNWAAHSEEFKAYTIPEDQRTVYKTLGGVPHLDQNYTVFGEVIEGLPIIDSIATTDIGEFDRPTEDVRIITMRLVE